A segment of the Chryseobacterium scophthalmum genome:
TTATGAATGCTATTGCAAGACCAATGAATCAGTATACTGAAGCTAATTTGAAAAGCAGAAATGCAATTTTGGTCAATGAATGGAATTCTTATTTCATGTCGGGAAGATATCGTAATATCATTGAATCTTCAATAGACTACGACTCAAGAGAAAAATATGGGATCAAGTTTGAGTATAAACTATATCAGGTTTTCGCCTATGTTAATTGGAAATACAAACTGAGAATGAATGGGTTGAGTAGCATCGACACCATTAAATAAAATTCATATATCACACTTAAGTTTTTTTGCTATATTTGTTAATCACCATACATTGAATACCATTCAATAAAAACTATTACCAAATACCTCATGAAAACCCAAATCATTTCATTTAAAATTTCGTTGTCATATTCTTTTGTATCAACGCAAATTTACTGTAGCTCCATTATTAGGAAGCATCTTCAAACCATTTAAACCTTTAAAAAATCAAGTATAATTTGTCGCTTCGAATTATACAACTTTACCTCCATTATGTAAATGAAGGTAACAATCAATATAGCTCTTTATCAAAGAACGCATATTGATTAGCTTGAAGTGATATGTAATATTTTGAAAACAATCTTAAAAAAAATTAATACAAATTAAAACTTATGAAAAAACAAATTTTACTATTAGCAATTTTTGCTTCAGTATCTTTATCTGCACAACTTTATTCTCCAAATGGTGCACCACTTACATCAAACCCCACTACAGGAGATGTTGGAATTGGAATTGATAATCCAACAAGAAAACTTACTGTAAATGGAGATATTTATGTCCAAAATGCACATGCTCTCAGTTTCCAAGATGATACAAGGATGACCATAACGACTGCAGATGTGCCATCAATATCCCTACCTGTATCCATGCCCAATTATGGTTTTTTATTTCCTAATGTCATAGATGGAGCTGAGCTATGGATGTCTGGATTCCAAGGATTAAGAATATTCACGGGAGGAAGTACATCACCTAGATTCTACATTGGTCCCTTTGGTGATGCCGCGTTATATGGCAAATTTGAAGCCAAAGAAATAAAAGTAACTCTTACCCCAACTGCCGATTTTGTTTTTGCAGAAGATTATGATCTTCCAAAATTAGAAGATATTGAAAAGTACATTAAAGAAAAAAAGCATTTACCTGAAGTTGCTTCAGCAAAGCAAATGGAAAAAGAAGGAGTAAATGTTGGTGAATTTCAAATTAAGCTTCTTCAAAAAATAGAAGAGCTTACTCTTTATACAATAGAACAAAACAAAAGAATCAAAGAACTAGAATCTAAAATTAATAATAAATAAAAATTTAACTATGAAAAAATTATCCATTTTACTATTTATCTTAATTATCCAGCAATTTTCTGCTCAATTCTTTACTGCATCAGGAACCCCGGATCAATACGTTCCGGTTGTTTTTAGATCTATAACTCCAGATGGAGGTAATAGAACATTTTTTATTTCTCGTCCTACTGTCCATGAAAATGTTATGTGGAGCGCACATGGCATTGTTTCAATAACAGGAATTGGAAATAGCTGGGGTTCAAACGGCAACAGCTTAAGTGTTAATAACTTCACCTCTGGTCAAGCATCAGGAAGTGGCACACCCATAATATCTTTCTTAGGAAGAGTAGTTTGTGTACAAGCTAATAATGATATAATTGTTTACTTAAGAGGCGGATTACAATATTATTATGTAAATGCAACAGTTATTTCTAATACAGGCTCTTATCAAGATGCTAATGGTCCAAACTTAACCACTGTATCCATTAATGACCCGTTGTATAATTTACCAAAAGGCTCATATTTTGGAACCAATGATATTAATGCACAAACTTCTAATTTTTCTTCTATTGATAATGGAAACGTTGGAATAGGAATTTCAAAACCTCAATATAAACTAGATGTAAAAGGGAAATCTTCTTTCTCAGATAATATGAAGATTGATGCAAAATTAGAAGCTAAAGAAATAAAAGTAACCCTTACCCCCACTGCTGATTTCGTATTTGCAGAAGATTATAATCTTCCAAAACTAGAAGATGTTGAAAAACACATTAAAGAGAAAAAACACCTACCTGAAATTGCATCTGCTAAACAAATGGAAAAAGAAGGAGTAAATGTTGGTGAATTTCAGATCAAACTTTTGCAAAAAATTGAAGAATTGACTCTTTATACTATTGAACAGAATAAGTTCATTAAAGAGCAGCAGAAGAGAATTGAAT
Coding sequences within it:
- a CDS encoding DUF6146 family protein, with the protein product MKNLIIILFTALIPLHSFAQNNPKNEKEDSAMKPSKNDDGEWDLIVIDTQFDYFMNAIARPMNQYTEANLKSRNAILVNEWNSYFMSGRYRNIIESSIDYDSREKYGIKFEYKLYQVFAYVNWKYKLRMNGLSSIDTIK